In Arthrobacter sp. MN05-02, one genomic interval encodes:
- a CDS encoding ABC transporter: protein MSGGLVALLDDVAALARIAAASVDDVAAGAAKAGAKAAAVVIDDAAVTPQYVSGADPSRELPMIKRIFWGSLRNKLLIILPALLLVSAFIPGVIPFILMLGGTYLCYEGAEKVWHKLRGHHESKKAPAVERGPEAEARVTKGAITTDFILSCEIMVISMNEVASESLVARALILVVVALAITVLVYGAVALIVKMDDIGLHLTTKDSEGSQRLGRMLVKGMPGVLAAITLVGTVAMLWVGGHIMLQGAYDLGWHAPYDLVHVLEHPFVGVPVVGGLLAWLVNTLCSAVLGLAWGALVLVVVHPLLGLLPSSRKKGGHEEGDLRAAVAGHKSAERERPHT from the coding sequence GTGAGCGGCGGTCTCGTCGCCCTGCTGGACGACGTCGCAGCCCTCGCCCGCATCGCGGCCGCCTCGGTCGACGACGTCGCCGCCGGTGCCGCGAAGGCGGGGGCGAAGGCCGCGGCCGTGGTGATCGACGACGCCGCCGTGACACCCCAGTACGTGTCGGGCGCGGACCCATCCCGCGAGCTGCCGATGATCAAGCGGATCTTCTGGGGCTCGCTGCGGAACAAGCTGCTGATCATCCTGCCGGCCCTGCTGCTCGTCAGTGCGTTCATCCCGGGCGTCATCCCGTTCATCCTCATGCTCGGCGGCACCTACCTCTGCTACGAGGGCGCCGAGAAGGTCTGGCACAAGCTCCGCGGCCACCACGAGTCCAAGAAGGCGCCGGCGGTGGAGCGGGGACCGGAGGCCGAGGCCAGGGTCACCAAGGGCGCCATCACCACCGACTTCATCCTCTCCTGCGAGATCATGGTCATCTCCATGAACGAGGTCGCCAGTGAGTCCCTGGTGGCCCGGGCACTCATCCTGGTGGTCGTGGCGCTGGCGATCACCGTGCTCGTGTACGGCGCCGTCGCACTGATCGTCAAGATGGACGACATCGGCCTGCACCTGACCACCAAGGACTCGGAGGGCTCGCAACGCCTCGGGCGGATGCTCGTGAAGGGCATGCCCGGAGTGCTGGCGGCGATCACCCTCGTCGGGACGGTCGCGATGCTGTGGGTGGGTGGCCACATCATGCTGCAGGGCGCCTACGACCTCGGGTGGCACGCGCCGTACGACCTGGTCCACGTGCTCGAGCACCCGTTCGTCGGCGTCCCCGTGGTCGGCGGTCTCCTTGCATGGCTCGTCAACACCCTCTGCTCGGCCGTCCTCGGACTTGCCTGGGGTGCCCTCGTTCTCGTCGTCGTGCACCCCCTGCTGGGACTGCTGCCCTCGAGCAGGAAGAAGGGCGGCCACGAAGAGGGAGACCTCCGCGCCGCAGTCGCCGGGCACAAATCGGCGGAACGGGAACGACCGCATACCTGA
- a CDS encoding glyoxalase, producing MPETSLEWKLEVVVLASADLDRSIAFYRDRVGFVLDHDVNPAPGVRIVQLTPRGSSCSVVLTRGMGSDVSRPVSGLQLVVRDVELARAELVERGVAVDPVTRMGEGDASAFIYFSDPDGNGWAVQEIRNRGDWLPS from the coding sequence ATGCCGGAGACATCGCTGGAATGGAAACTGGAAGTCGTCGTGCTCGCGAGCGCCGATCTCGACCGCTCGATCGCGTTCTACCGGGACCGGGTGGGATTCGTCCTGGATCACGACGTGAACCCTGCGCCGGGCGTCAGGATCGTCCAGCTCACGCCCCGGGGGTCCTCGTGTTCGGTGGTCCTGACCCGGGGCATGGGGTCCGACGTCAGCCGACCCGTCTCCGGCCTGCAGCTCGTTGTGCGCGACGTCGAACTGGCCCGCGCCGAACTGGTGGAGCGCGGCGTCGCCGTCGATCCCGTCACCAGGATGGGTGAGGGTGATGCGTCCGCCTTCATCTATTTCTCGGACCCGGACGGCAACGGCTGGGCCGTGCAGGAGATCCGCAACCGCGGGGACTGGCTCCCCTCGTAG
- a CDS encoding glutamine amidotransferase, whose translation MSDAPSASSLTEAPADPSKGSLRILQLYPREMNIYGDYGNVLVLKQRLAWRGYGAEILEHNAGDAFPEDVDIVVGGGGQDSGQVVIQDDLQTIAPRLRELAEDGTPMLLICGLYQLFGNVFRTHDGTVIPGIGVLDLETRGGTERLIGNVVARSDEFGEIHGYENHSGQTFLGNGLRPLATVVKGAGNNAEENHEGARYRNIVASYLHGSLLPKNPAIADFLLRTAAERRFGSFEDDGVDDSLAELARQHAGARPR comes from the coding sequence ATGAGCGACGCCCCATCCGCGAGCTCGCTGACGGAGGCCCCGGCCGATCCGTCGAAAGGCTCCCTGCGCATCCTGCAGCTGTACCCGCGGGAGATGAACATCTACGGCGACTACGGGAACGTCCTCGTCCTCAAGCAGCGCCTCGCATGGCGAGGCTACGGGGCCGAGATCCTCGAACACAACGCCGGAGACGCCTTCCCGGAGGACGTCGACATCGTCGTCGGCGGCGGCGGCCAGGACAGCGGGCAGGTCGTGATCCAGGACGATCTCCAAACCATCGCCCCCCGACTGCGGGAACTGGCCGAGGACGGCACCCCGATGCTGCTCATCTGCGGCCTCTACCAGCTCTTCGGCAACGTCTTCCGCACGCACGACGGCACCGTCATCCCCGGGATCGGCGTCCTGGACCTCGAGACACGCGGTGGGACCGAGCGCCTCATCGGCAACGTCGTCGCGCGGAGCGACGAGTTCGGCGAGATCCACGGCTACGAGAACCACAGCGGGCAGACCTTCCTCGGGAACGGGCTGAGGCCCCTGGCGACCGTGGTCAAGGGCGCGGGCAACAACGCGGAGGAGAACCACGAGGGCGCCCGCTATCGGAACATCGTGGCGAGCTACCTCCACGGTTCCCTGCTGCCCAAGAACCCCGCGATCGCCGACTTCCTGCTGCGCACGGCCGCGGAACGCAGGTTCGGCTCGTTCGAGGACGACGGCGTCGACGACTCCCTGGCCGAACTCGCCCGACAGCACGCCGGCGCGAGACCGCGGTAA
- a CDS encoding glutamate ligase has product MNPLPVLVGKAVRVASRLRGGGSAFPGLVVERLDPGFMGRALSGLPQGVVVVSGTNGKTTTTKMVVELLEGQGLTVFTNRTGSNFTRGVAAALLGEVDWRGRLKADVAVLELDEAHAVHFVKLVPPRHSLLLNVLRDQLDRFGEIDATTRLLERIALATTGTVVLNREDPRVAGLASSVPAAEVVYFGLDASLRSTFPNDDELRGAEDIAPASALPADVVLRSVDGNSAEFEVAGTTTRTDLRLRGVYNIFNAAAALAAARAVLGGTADTARLFSSLAAVEPAFGRGESLVVDGQALELVLVKNPSGFRLGLKSFDPAGCATMIAINDNYADGRDMSWLWDVDFDSLGLGGVDVVSGVRAYDMALRLKYDDVRVGAVEPDITDALTEFVRSSAGRPKRIFCTYTAMLAVRRELSKITKVEVVS; this is encoded by the coding sequence ATGAACCCCCTACCAGTCCTCGTGGGCAAGGCCGTGCGCGTCGCTTCACGCCTGCGCGGCGGCGGCTCCGCGTTCCCCGGCCTCGTGGTCGAGCGCCTCGACCCCGGTTTCATGGGCCGAGCGCTCTCCGGCCTCCCCCAAGGCGTCGTCGTCGTGAGCGGGACGAACGGCAAGACGACCACCACAAAGATGGTCGTCGAGCTGCTCGAGGGCCAGGGCCTGACCGTCTTCACCAACCGGACGGGCAGCAATTTCACCCGCGGCGTCGCGGCCGCGCTGCTCGGCGAGGTCGACTGGCGGGGACGCCTGAAGGCCGACGTCGCCGTGCTCGAGCTCGACGAGGCGCACGCCGTGCACTTCGTGAAGCTCGTCCCACCCCGGCACTCTCTGCTCCTGAACGTCCTCCGCGACCAGCTCGACCGCTTCGGCGAGATCGATGCCACGACGCGCCTGCTCGAGCGCATCGCCCTCGCCACCACGGGGACCGTCGTCCTCAACCGTGAGGACCCGCGCGTCGCGGGTCTCGCCTCGTCCGTGCCGGCCGCCGAGGTCGTCTACTTCGGCCTCGACGCGTCGTTGAGGAGCACCTTCCCGAACGACGACGAACTGCGCGGCGCCGAGGACATCGCACCGGCCTCGGCCCTGCCCGCGGACGTGGTCCTGCGCTCAGTGGACGGCAACTCGGCCGAGTTCGAGGTCGCCGGTACCACCACGCGCACCGACCTCCGCCTCCGCGGCGTCTACAACATCTTCAACGCTGCGGCCGCCCTCGCGGCGGCCCGGGCCGTCCTGGGCGGAACGGCCGACACCGCGAGGCTGTTCTCGTCGCTGGCCGCCGTCGAACCTGCCTTCGGTCGCGGGGAGAGCCTCGTGGTCGACGGGCAGGCCCTCGAACTGGTGCTCGTCAAGAACCCGAGCGGTTTCCGGCTGGGGCTGAAGTCCTTCGATCCCGCCGGCTGCGCGACGATGATCGCCATCAACGACAACTACGCCGACGGCCGCGACATGTCCTGGCTGTGGGACGTCGACTTCGACTCCCTGGGCCTCGGCGGCGTGGACGTCGTCAGTGGCGTCCGCGCCTACGACATGGCCCTCCGGCTCAAGTACGACGACGTCCGGGTGGGCGCCGTCGAGCCCGACATCACCGACGCGCTCACGGAGTTCGTCCGGTCGTCGGCAGGGCGACCGAAACGCATCTTCTGCACCTACACCGCCATGCTCGCGGTCCGCCGCGAACTCTCCAAGATCACGAAGGTCGAGGTGGTCTCCTGA
- the pdxT gene encoding pyridoxal 5'-phosphate synthase subunit PdxT, with protein sequence MTSPSFSAPLPTSGTAPSAAPDDATVRPAAGTTVRHAGDVVVGVLAVQGDVREHVATIESLGGRAVPVRRPSELAAIDGLIIPGGESTTIDKLTRTFGLAEPLRELITGGLPVYGSCAGMILLSDVIADPSTDRLGNPQQTLGGLDMVVRRNAFGRQRESFEADLDFRGLAATGSAAGEDPVRAVFIRAPWVEKVGDGVEVLAQVPAGEAPQPGPAAGTPTSPGGAAGDDGTGGASEPEPVARIVAVRSGNLLATSFHPEVTGERRVHELFIRMIRGEA encoded by the coding sequence ATGACCTCCCCGTCCTTCTCGGCCCCTCTGCCCACGTCCGGCACCGCTCCGTCCGCGGCACCCGATGACGCCACGGTCCGCCCCGCCGCCGGTACGACGGTGCGACACGCGGGCGACGTCGTCGTCGGCGTGCTCGCCGTGCAGGGCGACGTCCGCGAACACGTCGCCACCATCGAGTCCCTCGGCGGTCGCGCCGTCCCCGTCCGGCGGCCCTCGGAACTCGCCGCGATCGACGGCCTGATCATCCCCGGCGGCGAGTCGACCACGATCGACAAGCTGACCCGCACCTTCGGCCTGGCGGAGCCGCTGCGCGAACTCATCACGGGCGGGCTCCCGGTGTACGGCTCCTGCGCCGGCATGATCCTGCTCTCCGACGTCATCGCGGATCCGTCCACGGACCGGCTCGGCAATCCGCAGCAGACGCTCGGCGGACTCGACATGGTGGTGCGGCGCAACGCCTTCGGCCGCCAGCGCGAGTCCTTCGAGGCGGACCTGGACTTCCGGGGGCTCGCAGCCACCGGCAGCGCCGCGGGCGAGGACCCCGTGCGGGCCGTCTTCATCCGTGCGCCATGGGTGGAGAAGGTGGGCGACGGCGTCGAGGTGCTCGCGCAGGTGCCCGCCGGGGAGGCTCCGCAACCGGGTCCGGCAGCCGGCACGCCCACCAGCCCGGGCGGTGCGGCGGGGGACGATGGTACCGGCGGAGCGTCCGAGCCGGAGCCGGTCGCTAGAATTGTCGCAGTGCGTTCGGGGAACCTGCTGGCCACGAGCTTCCATCCGGAGGTCACGGGGGAGCGGCGGGTCCACGAACTGTTTATTCGGATGATCAGAGGAGAAGCGTAA
- a CDS encoding putative transcriptional regulatory protein, with product MSGHSKWATTKHKKAAIDAKRAKSFAKLIKNIEVAARAGGADVAGNPGLELAVSKAKKTSVPIDNINRAVKRGAGLLGEAVDYQTIMYEARGPQGSALLIECLTDNKNRAASEVRLGISRNGGTIADPGSVAYLFARKGVVTLPKNGLTEDELLLSVLDAGADEVKESTDTFEIVSEPQDLRAVVAALDGSGIEYDTDEVEFVPSMQVELDADGGRKFLKLVDALEELDDVQNVYSNANLPDDVLAELENDD from the coding sequence ATGTCGGGGCACTCCAAGTGGGCAACCACCAAGCACAAGAAGGCGGCGATCGACGCCAAGCGCGCGAAGTCCTTCGCCAAGCTGATCAAGAACATCGAGGTCGCCGCCCGGGCCGGCGGAGCCGACGTCGCGGGTAACCCCGGCCTCGAGCTGGCCGTCTCGAAGGCGAAGAAGACCTCCGTGCCGATCGACAACATCAACCGCGCCGTGAAGCGCGGTGCCGGTCTGCTCGGCGAGGCCGTCGACTACCAGACCATCATGTACGAGGCCCGGGGGCCCCAGGGCTCGGCCCTGCTCATCGAGTGCCTCACGGACAACAAGAACCGTGCGGCCTCCGAGGTGCGCCTCGGGATCAGCCGCAACGGCGGAACCATCGCGGATCCCGGCTCCGTGGCGTACCTGTTCGCCCGCAAGGGCGTCGTCACGCTGCCGAAGAACGGACTCACCGAGGACGAGCTGCTGCTGTCGGTCCTCGACGCGGGAGCGGACGAGGTCAAGGAATCCACCGATACCTTCGAGATCGTCTCCGAGCCGCAGGACCTGCGTGCCGTGGTCGCAGCCCTCGACGGGAGCGGCATCGAGTACGACACCGACGAGGTCGAGTTCGTGCCGTCGATGCAGGTGGAGCTGGACGCCGACGGCGGTCGGAAGTTCCTCAAGCTCGTGGACGCGCTGGAGGAACTCGACGACGTGCAGAACGTCTACTCGAACGCGAACCTCCCGGACGACGTGCTGGCCGAGCTCGAGAACGACGACTGA
- the ruvC gene encoding crossover junction endodeoxyribonuclease RuvC gives MGVDPGLTRCGLAVVDIEPNRRSTLVAVGVVGTEAGRSLDERLLVISEAVDTWLDLHRPQVLAVERVFSQLNVSTVMGTAQASGVVIVSAARRGIPVAFHTPTEVKAAVTGNGQADKVAVTKMVTKILRLETAPKPADAADALALAITHAWRRGVGLQGAAASGGAVTPAQRIWAEAEARARRR, from the coding sequence ATGGGCGTGGATCCCGGGCTGACCCGCTGCGGGCTCGCCGTCGTGGACATCGAACCGAACCGGCGCTCGACGCTCGTCGCGGTCGGCGTCGTCGGCACGGAGGCGGGCAGGAGCCTCGACGAGCGGCTCCTGGTCATCTCGGAGGCGGTCGATACCTGGCTGGACCTGCATCGGCCGCAGGTGCTCGCCGTCGAGCGGGTCTTCAGCCAGCTCAACGTCAGCACCGTGATGGGGACCGCGCAGGCGTCCGGCGTCGTGATCGTGTCCGCTGCACGGCGGGGCATCCCGGTGGCCTTCCACACGCCCACCGAGGTCAAGGCCGCCGTCACGGGCAACGGGCAGGCGGACAAGGTCGCCGTCACGAAGATGGTGACCAAGATCCTGCGCCTGGAGACGGCGCCGAAGCCGGCCGACGCCGCGGACGCGCTCGCCCTCGCGATCACGCACGCCTGGCGGAGGGGAGTGGGACTGCAGGGCGCTGCGGCGTCCGGCGGGGCGGTCACGCCGGCGCAGCGGATCTGGGCCGAGGCGGAAGCCCGCGCCCGACGCCGCTAG
- the ruvA gene encoding Holliday junction ATP-dependent DNA helicase RuvA encodes MISSLRGTVTHVGLHSAVLDVNGFGMQVQATPQTLAGLRVGVEATVATAMIVREDSMTLFGFEDADQREVFETLLAVSGVGPRLALAVLAVHTPDAIRVAASSGDDKAFSKVPGIGPKGARRIVLELAGKLVPLESKPGVSKQTWQGQVLTAMMGLGWSEKDATAAIDAAVTEAPEVAETGDVGQILKLTLRRLGQDGARSSARTKVGS; translated from the coding sequence ATGATCAGTTCCCTGCGCGGGACAGTGACCCACGTGGGCCTGCACTCCGCCGTTCTCGACGTCAACGGCTTCGGCATGCAGGTCCAGGCCACGCCGCAGACCCTCGCCGGGCTGCGGGTGGGGGTCGAGGCCACGGTCGCCACCGCGATGATCGTGCGCGAGGACTCCATGACGCTCTTCGGTTTCGAGGACGCCGACCAGCGCGAGGTCTTCGAGACCCTCCTGGCGGTCAGCGGCGTGGGCCCCCGCCTCGCCCTCGCCGTCCTCGCCGTCCACACACCGGACGCCATCCGAGTGGCTGCGTCCTCGGGCGACGACAAGGCGTTCAGCAAGGTGCCCGGCATCGGCCCCAAGGGTGCGCGCCGCATCGTGCTCGAACTCGCCGGGAAGCTCGTGCCCCTGGAGTCGAAGCCGGGCGTCTCCAAGCAGACGTGGCAGGGCCAGGTCCTCACGGCGATGATGGGTCTCGGCTGGTCCGAGAAGGACGCGACGGCCGCCATCGACGCGGCCGTCACGGAGGCACCGGAGGTCGCCGAGACGGGTGACGTGGGCCAGATCCTGAAGCTCACCCTGCGCCGCCTCGGCCAGGACGGCGCCCGCAGCTCGGCGCGGACGAAGGTCGGGTCATGA
- a CDS encoding hypothetical protein (possible pseudo due to frameshift) has translation MIIAAEMNAPLRITSGPAIQHAGDLAAILSSLTEGEVLFLDEIHRMSRPAEEMLYMAMEDFRVDIIVGKGPGATAIPLELPPFTLVGATTRAGLLPEPLRDRFGFTGHLEFYSTEELELVLRRSAMLMDMKVNSAAFAEIAGRSRGTPRIANRLLRRVRDWALVHGIDLIDARSAGAALDMYEVDARGLDRLDRSVLTALITKFNGGPVGLSTLAIAVGEEPETVETVAEPYLVREGMLGRTPRGRIATAAAWKHLGLEMPATVAAAMPEDLFSVAPDTLLEAESGLDSWGRPDS, from the coding sequence ATGATCATCGCCGCGGAGATGAACGCACCGCTGCGCATCACCTCCGGGCCCGCGATCCAGCACGCCGGTGACCTCGCGGCGATCCTCTCCTCCCTGACCGAGGGAGAGGTCCTGTTCCTCGACGAGATCCACCGCATGTCGCGGCCCGCCGAGGAGATGCTCTACATGGCCATGGAGGACTTCCGGGTGGACATCATCGTCGGCAAGGGCCCCGGGGCCACCGCGATCCCGCTGGAGCTGCCCCCGTTCACGCTCGTCGGCGCCACCACCCGCGCCGGGCTGCTGCCCGAACCCCTCCGCGACCGGTTCGGATTCACCGGTCACCTCGAGTTCTACTCCACGGAGGAGCTCGAGCTGGTGCTCCGCCGCTCGGCGATGCTCATGGACATGAAGGTGAACTCCGCTGCCTTCGCCGAGATCGCCGGGCGCTCACGGGGCACGCCCCGCATCGCGAACCGGTTGCTCCGACGCGTGCGGGACTGGGCACTCGTGCACGGCATCGACCTCATCGACGCGCGGTCCGCCGGCGCTGCGCTCGACATGTACGAGGTGGACGCCAGGGGCCTGGACCGACTGGACCGGTCCGTCCTGACAGCGCTCATCACCAAGTTCAACGGCGGCCCCGTGGGGCTGTCGACCCTCGCCATCGCCGTGGGGGAGGAACCGGAGACGGTGGAGACCGTCGCCGAGCCCTACCTGGTCCGTGAGGGCATGCTCGGGCGCACTCCGCGCGGCAGGATCGCGACGGCGGCAGCGTGGAAGCACCTGGGCCTGGAGATGCCGGCGACCGTGGCCGCAGCCATGCCGGAGGACCTCTTCTCCGTGGCGCCGGACACCCTGCTCGAAGCGGAATCGGGTCTTGACAGTTGGGGCCGGCCGGACTCCTGA
- the secD gene encoding protein translocase subunit SecD gives MPRTGPGTAAKRTLVWLGALTALLAILLGAGSYWSTASWSPRLALDLEGGTQMILAPRVQGGAEITPEQLDQAVEIIRQRVDGSGVAEAEINTQSGQNVIVSLPGTPDPETRDLIQASAQMEFRPVLAGGPGQAPPAETPTPDDQLPQPAAEPQDASDPNWITPELYKQFEALDCLDPAALEPAEEPAPADQPMVACEPDTQGKYILGPVEVPGTDISTASYGLQRGAQGQALNTWAVNIDFNDEGTEVFREVTERLYAIGPGDPRNQFAIVLDGRIVSAPTTNVVIPDGNPQITGGFTEESAAALAEQLKYGALPISFEIQSEQQISATLGADQLRLGLVAGLIGLLLVAVYSMFQYRLLGLVTIASLVVAGVLTYLAICILGWTENYRLSLAGVAGLIVAIGQTADSFIVYFERIRDELRDGRGLVSAVENGWRRAKRTVLASKAVNLLAALVLYFVAVGNVRGFAFTLGLTAIADLVVVFLFTHPVLRLLARTRFFGEGHPWSGLDPSRLGGIPLYRGAGRLREPGEKTEKGRQPVVVARTRNKGATAEAERRMTIAERRRAEQQKALAGRTGSSKKENNE, from the coding sequence ATGCCTCGTACCGGTCCCGGGACGGCAGCCAAGCGGACACTAGTCTGGCTGGGCGCATTGACAGCACTGCTCGCGATCCTGCTGGGAGCGGGTTCCTACTGGAGCACTGCGAGCTGGAGTCCCCGGCTGGCCCTCGACCTCGAGGGCGGAACACAGATGATCCTCGCCCCGCGGGTCCAGGGCGGCGCGGAGATCACCCCCGAACAGCTCGACCAGGCCGTCGAGATCATCCGCCAGCGCGTGGACGGATCCGGCGTCGCCGAGGCCGAGATCAATACGCAGTCCGGGCAGAACGTCATCGTGTCGCTGCCGGGCACCCCTGATCCCGAGACGCGCGACCTCATCCAGGCCTCGGCCCAGATGGAATTCCGGCCGGTCCTCGCCGGAGGACCGGGCCAGGCGCCGCCCGCGGAGACCCCGACACCCGACGACCAGCTGCCGCAGCCGGCGGCCGAGCCGCAGGACGCGAGCGATCCGAACTGGATCACCCCTGAGCTCTACAAGCAGTTCGAGGCACTGGACTGCCTCGATCCCGCCGCGCTCGAGCCCGCCGAGGAGCCCGCCCCGGCCGACCAGCCGATGGTCGCCTGCGAACCCGACACGCAGGGCAAGTACATCCTGGGACCCGTCGAGGTCCCCGGGACGGACATCTCGACGGCGAGCTACGGTCTGCAGCGCGGAGCGCAGGGCCAGGCACTGAACACCTGGGCCGTGAACATCGACTTCAACGACGAGGGCACGGAGGTGTTCCGGGAAGTCACCGAGCGCCTCTACGCCATCGGCCCGGGCGACCCCCGTAACCAGTTCGCCATCGTGCTCGACGGCCGGATCGTCTCGGCGCCGACCACCAACGTCGTCATCCCCGACGGCAACCCGCAGATCACCGGCGGGTTCACCGAGGAATCGGCGGCCGCCCTCGCCGAGCAGCTCAAGTACGGCGCGCTGCCCATCAGCTTCGAGATCCAGAGTGAACAGCAGATCTCGGCGACCCTCGGTGCCGACCAGCTCCGCCTCGGACTCGTCGCCGGCCTCATCGGACTCCTGCTCGTCGCCGTGTACTCGATGTTCCAGTACCGGTTGCTGGGCCTGGTCACCATCGCGTCGCTCGTGGTCGCCGGCGTCCTCACCTACCTGGCGATCTGCATCCTCGGCTGGACGGAGAACTACCGGCTGTCCCTGGCCGGTGTCGCCGGCCTGATCGTCGCCATCGGTCAGACCGCCGACTCGTTCATCGTCTATTTCGAGCGCATCCGCGACGAGCTCCGCGACGGACGCGGGCTCGTCTCCGCCGTCGAGAACGGCTGGCGCCGTGCCAAGCGCACGGTGCTCGCCTCGAAGGCCGTGAACCTGCTGGCCGCACTCGTGCTCTACTTCGTGGCTGTCGGCAACGTCCGCGGCTTCGCGTTCACGCTCGGCCTGACGGCCATCGCCGACCTCGTGGTCGTCTTCCTCTTCACCCACCCGGTGCTCCGCCTGCTGGCCAGGACCAGGTTCTTCGGCGAGGGGCACCCCTGGTCGGGGCTGGACCCGAGCAGGCTCGGGGGCATCCCGCTCTACCGCGGAGCCGGCCGCCTGCGCGAGCCGGGCGAGAAGACGGAGAAGGGCCGGCAGCCCGTCGTGGTGGCCCGGACCAGGAACAAGGGCGCCACGGCCGAAGCCGAACGCCGCATGACCATCGCCGAGCGCCGCCGCGCGGAGCAGCAGAAGGCCCTCGCCGGGCGCACCGGTTCGTCCAAGAAAGAGAACAACGAATGA
- the secF gene encoding protein-export membrane protein SecF, which translates to MSRTSFATFGNELYSGKRSYPFVAKRNLWFLIAGLAVLISIIIPVVKGGFNLGIDFRGGSEFTVSATENTDTAIGETAVTDVVPDAVPRVTNIAADTMRIQTERLSDDETLSVRDNLISGYGVGEDQVTSSFVGPTWGEDVSRQALIGFGVFVLLAAVLMAIYFRTWKMALAAMAALVVVMVVTAGLYSLSDFEVTPSAIIGFLTILSYALYDTVVVFDKIRENTADVTISTKRTFAEQVNLAVNQTLVRSINTSVVAILPVASILFIGAFLLGAGTLQDLSLALFIGIILGTLGTIFIAAPLYAALRLNEPELKKQEKKVLNRRSLEAASA; encoded by the coding sequence ATGAGCCGCACAAGCTTCGCCACGTTCGGCAACGAGCTGTACTCGGGGAAGCGCTCCTATCCCTTCGTCGCCAAGCGGAACCTCTGGTTCCTCATCGCCGGCCTCGCCGTCCTGATCTCGATCATCATCCCGGTGGTCAAGGGCGGCTTCAACCTCGGCATCGATTTCCGCGGCGGATCCGAGTTCACGGTGTCCGCCACCGAGAACACCGACACCGCGATCGGGGAGACGGCCGTGACGGACGTCGTGCCCGACGCCGTCCCGCGGGTCACCAACATCGCGGCCGACACCATGCGCATCCAGACCGAGCGGCTCTCGGACGACGAGACGCTCAGCGTCCGCGACAACCTCATCAGCGGGTACGGGGTGGGCGAGGACCAGGTGACCTCGAGCTTCGTCGGCCCGACCTGGGGCGAGGACGTCAGCCGCCAGGCCCTGATCGGCTTCGGCGTGTTCGTCCTCCTGGCCGCGGTGCTCATGGCCATCTACTTCCGCACCTGGAAGATGGCCCTCGCGGCGATGGCCGCGCTCGTGGTGGTCATGGTCGTGACCGCGGGACTGTACTCGCTCAGCGACTTCGAGGTGACACCCTCGGCGATCATCGGCTTCCTCACGATCCTCAGCTACGCCCTGTACGACACGGTGGTGGTGTTCGACAAGATCCGCGAGAACACGGCCGATGTCACGATCTCCACGAAGCGCACCTTCGCCGAGCAGGTCAACCTCGCGGTGAACCAGACGCTCGTCCGCTCGATCAACACCTCGGTGGTGGCGATCCTGCCGGTCGCCTCGATCCTCTTCATCGGCGCCTTCCTGCTGGGCGCCGGCACCCTCCAGGATCTGTCGCTCGCACTGTTCATCGGCATCATCCTCGGAACACTCGGTACCATCTTCATCGCGGCACCGCTGTACGCGGCCCTGCGGCTCAACGAGCCGGAGCTGAAGAAGCAGGAGAAGAAGGTCCTGAACAGGCGTTCGCTCGAAGCGGCATCGGCCTGA